A genomic window from Arthrobacter sp. FW305-BF8 includes:
- a CDS encoding VOC family protein, which translates to MGGVVHFEIPADDQDRARNFYNQALGWRIDPMPEMDYNVVITTPMDEKTGRPTEPGAINGGMMAREGELTTPVITVDVEDIDATLRTVEQLGGSVVKPKDTIPGMGHYAYFKDTEGNILGLWENLPADAGGATG; encoded by the coding sequence ATGGGTGGAGTGGTGCATTTTGAAATTCCCGCGGACGACCAGGACCGGGCGAGGAACTTCTACAATCAGGCGCTCGGCTGGCGGATCGACCCCATGCCGGAGATGGACTACAACGTGGTGATCACCACCCCGATGGACGAAAAGACGGGCAGGCCCACGGAGCCGGGGGCCATCAACGGCGGCATGATGGCCCGGGAGGGGGAGCTAACCACGCCCGTCATCACCGTGGACGTCGAGGACATTGATGCGACCCTGCGGACTGTCGAGCAGCTGGGCGGTTCCGTGGTGAAGCCCAAGGACACCATCCCGGGAATGGGCCACTACGCCTACTTCAAGGACACCGAGGGGAACATCCTGGGGCTCTGGGAGAACCTGCCCGCAGACGCCGGCGGTGCCACCGGCTGA